A window of Clostridium taeniosporum genomic DNA:
AAGGACAGATTAAAGCTTATACTTATACACGATAGAGGAGAAATTCCTACTGATACTTTAGAAAAGATAAGAAAAGAAATACTTGGAGTTATATCTAAATATATAGAAATTCAAGTGGATGATGTTGAAATATCTGTAAATAAAAGTGAGGATATGGAAGGTGAAAACACTTCTGCATTAATAGCAAGTATTCCAATTAAAGGTGTAAGAAGATAAAATTATAATAAAATATTAAAATTTTATTATAATTTTTTGAATCAATAGCTTTTTGTAGAGAAAAATAAGATAATATATATGATATTATAAATCTCTATATATTCGAGGTGAGGAATTGCTTAAAAATTTCAAAATTGACTTAAGATTAATAAAAGAAATTGATAAAACTGTATTGATTTCTACAGTACTTTTAGTGCTATATGGTATTTTGAACATATATATGTGTACTAAAGGAGAACATGGATTTTATTTTGCAAAACAACAATTTTTTTGGCTTGTTTTATCTATAATTGCATTATATTTTTTTGTTGCTATAGATTATACGATAATACTTAATTATGTTCCAATATTTTATTGGGGTTCAGTAATATTACTTTTAGCAGCTAAGATTCCAGGAATCGGAGTGGTAGTTAATGGCGCTAGAGGGTGGATCAGAGTTGGAGGATTTCAATTGCAACCAGCTGAGCTTGCTAAAATAGGAATTATACTTATGTTAGCAAAAAAAATAGATGAGATGGATGGAGAAATAAATAATATTAAAAATTTCTTTATTCTTACATTTTATGCATTGATACCAGTTGCATTTATTGTAACTCAACCTGATATGGGAATGACAATGGTTTGTTTCTTTATTGTATTTGGTATATTTTATATAGCAGGACTTGATATGAAAGTAATAGGTGGAGGGTTATTAAGCTTAGTATTATTAATAGTTATAGTTTGGAATTCAGGGCTTATTCAATCATATCAAAAACAAAGATTTACAGCTTTTTTAAATCCAGAGGCTGCCGATGCAACATCAGGATATCATTTAACACAATCCTTAATAGGTATAGGATCTGGAGGTATACTTGGAAGTAGACCGTCTTTAAAAGTTGATGGTACAACAGGATATGCAGCACAAAATGTACCAGAAGTTCAAACTGATTTCATATTTTCAGCTATAGCTGAACAGTGGGGGCTTATAGGCGCTATATTATTACTAGTGTTATATGGATTTTTAATATATAAGATGATTTCTATTGCAAGAACAGCAAAAGATATTTTTGGATCAATTATATGTGTTGGAATAATTTCTTACTTTTTATTTGCTATACTTCAAAATATAGGCATGACAGTAGGTTTGTTACCTATAACAGGTATAACATTACCTCTTATAAGTTATGGTGGAAGTTCCCTTTTAACAACGATAATGTCTATTGCGTTAGTATTGAATATTGGGATGAGAAGAAAGAAGATACATTTTTAAGTAAATCAAAGATTGGTTTATAAAGGAGATGATGGCATGAGAATAGCATTAATAGCCCATGACAAGAAAAAACAAGAAATAATAGAGTTTTCAAAGAGAAATAAAGAAACTTTGGAAAAATACGAATTATTAGCAACTGGAACAACAGGTAAAATGATATCTGAGGCTACTGGACTTAAAGTAAAGAGATATTTGTCAGGTCCATATGGTGGGGATCAACAGATAGGAGGACGTATAGCAGAAGGAACAGTAGGATTAGTTATATTTTTTAGAGATCCTCTTACAGCTCAACCTCATGAACCAGATGTATCAGCTCTACTTAGAGTATGTGATGTACATAATGTGCCAGTTGTAACTAATGTAGCAACTGCAGATATAATAATAAGGCATATTCAATAATATAAAATATATCTTAAGTAAATATAATAGACAAAATACTTCTATTTATAGTATGTAGGAAAATAATAACATACTATAAAAGAAGTATTTTTTATTTTTTTAGGAAATTTATAGTGCAATCTTTGTAGACAACTTGTAAAATACTGTATTTCAAAGATATTAGAAGTACCTCTAAAGAATAAAAAATAATCATAAACTCTTAAATTTCAGTTACCCACTCTCAACTAAAAAGTGTGTGGTAGCCACTTTTTTATTATTAATGATTAAATATTTCATAATATGAGACTTCTGTAAATATAATTTAATAAGACGTTACATTGTATCTGATGTGAAAATAATAACTAGGATTAAATAGTTTAATTCTAGTTATTTCTGCAATGAAAATAATAATATTATTAATAGGAGAGGGAAATATGAGTAACTATAGAAGTCAATATGAAAGATACTACAAGAATATATTGGAACAAAAGAGAGGGATTAATCCTATAAGAAATATTAATACTTATAATAGTAAAATAAGTTATGGAAATTCTTATAATTCATCAAAGAATAAAAAGAAATTTGTTAATAAATTTATATATCAATGTGTAGTTTCTGTAATATTATTTACTATAATATTCTCTTTTAAAATTATGCCTGTTCAAAAAACTAAAGATATTTATACTTTGTCAAAGCAATATTTAACACAAGATTTTAGTAAGAAGATTAGTTATCCCTATGTTATTAGTGTGATTAACAAAATAAAAACTACTGATTTTAAAAATAAAGCAGTAGATTGTATGAATTTACTTAAAGAAAAAACAGCAAAATTTGAAAAAACAAATATTAAAACAAAAATAAAAAACAATTATTGTTTGCCGGTACTTGCCTCTTATATGAAGTTACAAGGAGATATTCAAGGCGTTTTACTTGAAGGTAAAGAAGGACAGCAAGTTATTTGTAGCATGGATGGAACTGTTGTAAAAGCAACTAGTGATAAAGATGGACAAAGTATATTAATAAATCATGGTGATGGAATACAAACATATTATGGAATGATTAAAAATTCAATTATTAAAGAGGGTGATGAGGTAAAAAAAGGAGAATATTTAGGAGACTGTAATAAGATATCTAATACTAAAAAAACTGGTGTGATATTTAAATTTATTTATATGGGAAAAGAACAAGATCCAACAGAATATTTGGATTTTTCAAATTTAAGCAATGTATAAGGCGATATCAATGACATAGGAGCTGAACATGAAGAAATGGTTTAGTATTTTTATTATAGAAATTTTAATAATATTTGCTATATTGGATTTTAAGAGTACATTAGTTATAAGTTTTATTTGGATTATAGCTCATGAATGTATTCACGTAATTGTTGCTAAAAAATTTGGCTGTAAATTTTACAATATAAAGTTAAATTTATCGGGAACATATGCACAACTAGGTGATATTGATGAATTATCAGAAAAAAAGAAGCTTATTTTATATTTATCTGGTCCTGCATTTAATATTTTTATGGTAGTATTTTTGTTTTTTATTCAGAAATATTTAGATTCTAATTTTATAAAAAATAGTATAGATATTAATTTAAGTTTAGGTGTATTTAATCTATTACCAGCATATCCTTTAGATGGATCAAGAATATATGAGATATTACTAGCAAAAAAATTTTTATATAAAGAATCTAAAAAAATAACGGGTACTCTTAGTTTTATTGTTTCTATTATATTTTTTATATTGTTTATTATAATGATATTCTTACATAAAATAAATATAAGTTTATTTTTAGCTAGTATACTGATGACATATGCTACAATTATAGAAAAGGAAAAGACAATGTATATAATTATGGGAGATATGATCAAAAAATCTAGGAAATTAGAAAAATGTGATTATATAGAAAATAAAAGCATATCAGTATATTATAAAAAAGGTTTAGTAAATATACTAACATTAGTGGATAAAAATAAATTTAATACATTTTATGTTATTGATGATGATATGCAATTAATTAAAATAATTCATGAGGATGAATTAATAAGAGCTTTAAAAGAATATGGAAATATAACTTTAGAAGAGTATGTTAAAAAATACGATAAAAATTTATGAGAAAGCAATGAAAATTAATTAATAGGACAGTTTACAGATTTGATTGATATTAAATAATAATGATGAATATGTAAAGTCGAATTTTGTAGAAAAAAATATTGAAAATCATAATAATAAATAGTATTATAAAAATATGAAATTTAATTGTATATAAGTAACTTTTTGCAATATATTAAATTAGTTGCTAGATAATTTAAAATAGTGAAATTTTTCACTATTTTATTTTTTACACAGATAAAATATAACTAGAAGATAGTAAATTTAAGTTAATAATTTATGCAATTTTTATTTAAGTATAAATGCTAGAAAAAATGTAAAATTTAAAATAATTAAAATTTATAAAAATAAATATCTATTAAAATACAATGGTGAGAGGAGTGTGTTATGTTTATATCAATTTTAGAAAAAATTAACTTAATTTTAAAAAACAATATTGTAGAAAAAATTAGTTTGATTTTAAAAAATAATAGAGAAAAATTAAAGTATGAATGCATTAAAATATGTATACTATATCTAATAAGTGGATTTATTTGGATTTATTTTTCAGATAGAGCTATAGATTTACTTTTTAGTAATAAAAATGCTTTATTAATCATTAATACATATAAAGGTTGGCTATATGTTATTGTAACTGACTACATTCTTTATTTGTTAATAGATAATTTCCTTAAAAAAATTTATTATACAAAAGAAAGACTTAAAGAGAATAATAAATATCTTAAAAAATATGTTCAGGAATTAACTAGCGCTAAGGAAGAATTAAAAGCTCAATATAATGAAATTCATGAAAATCAAAAAAAATTAAATGAACTAGAAGAAAAGAGGAAGGCACTTATTAAAGCAATACCTGATTTGTTATTTACAATTAGTATTAAAGGGGTTGTTATAAGTTGTGAAATTAGTGATGAAGAAAAATTATTAATATTAAAAGAAAGATTTATTGGTAAGAGTATAGATGAAATTATGCCTATAGAAATAGCAGAAACAGTTTATAAAAAGTTGGAGATAGTTTCAAATAGTAATACTTTACAAAGTTTCGACTATAAAAATAAGGGTATATATTATGAAGTAAGAATGGTTAAAAAATCAAAAAATGAAATTTTAGCTATAGTAAGGGATGTTACAGTTAATAAGAAACTTGAGAATAAGTTAAAATATTTAAGTTATCGTGATAAATTAACAGATTTGTATAATAGAAGGTTTTTTGAAGAACAATTAAAAATATTAGATGTAGAAGAAAATTTACCATTAACTGTTTTGCTAGGTGATGTAAATGGATTGAAGTTAATTAATGATTCGTTTGGGCATGTTATAGGAGATGAGCTTATTAGTAAAGTAGGAAAAATAATAAAAAAAGCATGTAGAGACGAAGATATTATTGCCAGAATAGGTGGAGATGAATTTGTTATTTTAATGCCTAAAACAGACTCTGATAAAGCAAAACAAATCATTAAAGATATTAATGAATTGACGTTAAAAGAAAAACAAAAAATTTAGACATATCAATATCTTTCGGATATGATACTAAAAATAATAAAGAAGAAGATATTAAAAAAGTATTCAATAATGCAGAAAAGTATATGTATAATAAAAAACTTTTGGAGAGTTCAAGTATAAGAGAGAAAACTATTAATGATATAGTTAATACTTTTAATGAAAAGAATAAAAGTGAAGAGCACCATTCAATTAGAGTTTCATTATTATGTGAAAAAATGGGACAAGAACTTGGTTTACCTGAAGAGAAAATTAATGATCTTAGTACAGCTGGGTCATTACATGATATAGGTAAAATAGCTATAAAAGAATATATTTTAAATAAACCTGGAAAGTATACAAGTGATGAAAAGAAAGAAATTAATAGACATTCAGAAATAGGATATAGAATATTAAATGCAATCAATGGTATGTCAAAAATAGCGCAATATGTACTTTTACATCATGAAAGATGGGATGGGAAAGGATATCCTAAAGGCATAAAAGGAGAAGATATACCAATTGAATCAAGAATTATAGCTATAGCAGATGCATATGATGCTATAATTAGTGATAGGTGTTATCGTAAGGCTTTATCAAAAGAATTTGCAATAAAAGAATTGAAAAAAAATGCTGGTACACAATTTGATAGAGAATTGGTAAGTATTTTTTTAGATAAAGTTTTAAAAAAGATTTAAAATATAATACATAATATTCAGTGGTGTAAACTGTTTTTTAAGTTTTTATTTTATAATAGATGAATTGTATTTTTAGCTAGTGTTTTTCATGATTTTGTAGTAATATATTCTTGATTATAGATTATAACGAAACTGCCTTTCTATATAAATTGAATTTTGTAAATCAATTTTACACTATAAAAGGTGGTTTTTTATTATTTTGAAATTAAATTTTTAAAACTTAATTTAGTAATTATACAGCTATTAACTATTAAATAAGTTATATGCTAAATTATTCGAGGAGGAAATTTTTTATAATGAACAAAATTTCAGATGATATTTTATTTAAAGTTGAAAAACCTAGTAGATATACTGGTGGAGAACTAAATCAAGTTATTAAAGACATTAAGGAAGTTGACATAAGATTTGCATTTTGCTTTCCAGATGTTTATGAAGTAGGAATGTCTCATTTAGGAAGTAGAATTCTTTATCATACAATAAATGAAAGAAAAGATACATATTGCGAAAGAGCTTTTGCACCATGGCCAGATATGGAAGAACAATTAAGAAAAAATAATATTCCTTTATTTACATTAGAAACACAAGATTCATTGAATGAATTTGATATATTAGGTTTTACATTACAATATGAAATGAGTTATACAAATATATTAAATATGCTTGATATGTGTGGAATAACTATTAGAGCATCTGAAAGAGGGGAAGATGAACCAATAGTTATGGCTGGTGGACCTTGTGCATATAATCCAGAACCTTTATATGATATAGTAGATTTCTTTGAGATTGGTGAAGGCGAAGAAATGATGAATGATGTTTTAGAGGTATATAAAAAATATAAAGGTAAGGGGAAGAAAAAAGAATTTTTAAGAGAAATATCAAAAATTCAAGGAGTATATGTTCCATCATTATATGACGTTACTTATAATGAAGATGGAACTATAAAGGAATTTAAACCTAAATA
This region includes:
- the minE gene encoding cell division topological specificity factor MinE, whose amino-acid sequence is MGFFKGLGSRPTPKQVAKDRLKLILIHDRGEIPTDTLEKIRKEILGVISKYIEIQVDDVEISVNKSEDMEGENTSALIASIPIKGVRR
- the rodA gene encoding rod shape-determining protein RodA, coding for MLKNFKIDLRLIKEIDKTVLISTVLLVLYGILNIYMCTKGEHGFYFAKQQFFWLVLSIIALYFFVAIDYTIILNYVPIFYWGSVILLLAAKIPGIGVVVNGARGWIRVGGFQLQPAELAKIGIILMLAKKIDEMDGEINNIKNFFILTFYALIPVAFIVTQPDMGMTMVCFFIVFGIFYIAGLDMKVIGGGLLSLVLLIVIVWNSGLIQSYQKQRFTAFLNPEAADATSGYHLTQSLIGIGSGGILGSRPSLKVDGTTGYAAQNVPEVQTDFIFSAIAEQWGLIGAILLLVLYGFLIYKMISIARTAKDIFGSIICVGIISYFLFAILQNIGMTVGLLPITGITLPLISYGGSSLLTTIMSIALVLNIGMRRKKIHF
- the mgsA gene encoding methylglyoxal synthase, with amino-acid sequence MRIALIAHDKKKQEIIEFSKRNKETLEKYELLATGTTGKMISEATGLKVKRYLSGPYGGDQQIGGRIAEGTVGLVIFFRDPLTAQPHEPDVSALLRVCDVHNVPVVTNVATADIIIRHIQ
- a CDS encoding M23 family metallopeptidase, whose translation is MSNYRSQYERYYKNILEQKRGINPIRNINTYNSKISYGNSYNSSKNKKKFVNKFIYQCVVSVILFTIIFSFKIMPVQKTKDIYTLSKQYLTQDFSKKISYPYVISVINKIKTTDFKNKAVDCMNLLKEKTAKFEKTNIKTKIKNNYCLPVLASYMKLQGDIQGVLLEGKEGQQVICSMDGTVVKATSDKDGQSILINHGDGIQTYYGMIKNSIIKEGDEVKKGEYLGDCNKISNTKKTGVIFKFIYMGKEQDPTEYLDFSNLSNV
- a CDS encoding site-2 protease family protein translates to MKKWFSIFIIEILIIFAILDFKSTLVISFIWIIAHECIHVIVAKKFGCKFYNIKLNLSGTYAQLGDIDELSEKKKLILYLSGPAFNIFMVVFLFFIQKYLDSNFIKNSIDINLSLGVFNLLPAYPLDGSRIYEILLAKKFLYKESKKITGTLSFIVSIIFFILFIIMIFLHKINISLFLASILMTYATIIEKEKTMYIIMGDMIKKSRKLEKCDYIENKSISVYYKKGLVNILTLVDKNKFNTFYVIDDDMQLIKIIHEDELIRALKEYGNITLEEYVKKYDKNL